From a region of the Fischerella sp. JS2 genome:
- the devC gene encoding ABC transporter permease DevC — protein MVFKIPLAWLQLVRNRIRSLVAVAGIGFIVILMFMQLGFQDALYSSATQVHRNLQGDLFLVSSQYKSLTAIQSFFRTRLYQALGFDGVESVSPIYLGFAKFKNPENGEKYSIYVIGFEPGRPIMNMPEVEKNIDKIKVPDVVLFDRNSRPEFGPVAKKFIQENTEQILEIFPFDSLRGYRVRVGGLFGLGPSFGVDGNLIVSDTTFLRIFPNSRPSEMIDVGVISLQPGANPQKVKAELQSNLPNDVKIFTHQEFIDFEKEYWATRTPIGFILNLMLSMASVVGVVIVYQILYSNISTQLVAYATLKAIGYENNYLLNVVFQQAFILSVLGYIPGLFISIFLYDFAMEATKLPIMMSPQNAVIVFISTILMCMTSGALAINKLRSTDPADIF, from the coding sequence ATGGTGTTTAAAATTCCTCTGGCATGGTTGCAACTAGTCAGAAACAGAATTCGTTCTCTAGTAGCTGTGGCTGGCATTGGTTTTATTGTAATTTTGATGTTTATGCAACTTGGATTTCAAGATGCTCTTTACTCCAGTGCTACCCAAGTGCATCGTAATCTCCAAGGCGATTTATTTTTAGTCAGTTCTCAATACAAATCTTTGACAGCAATCCAAAGCTTCTTTCGGACTAGATTGTATCAAGCTTTGGGGTTTGATGGTGTAGAGTCAGTTAGCCCCATATATTTGGGATTTGCTAAATTCAAAAACCCCGAAAATGGCGAGAAATATTCAATTTATGTGATTGGTTTTGAACCAGGAAGACCAATTATGAATATGCCGGAGGTTGAGAAGAATATAGATAAAATTAAAGTGCCTGACGTCGTACTTTTTGACCGTAATTCCCGGCCAGAATTTGGGCCAGTTGCCAAGAAATTTATTCAAGAAAATACCGAGCAAATTCTCGAAATATTTCCCTTTGATTCATTAAGAGGTTATAGAGTTAGAGTTGGTGGCTTATTCGGTTTAGGCCCATCCTTCGGTGTGGATGGAAACTTGATAGTTAGTGACACAACTTTTTTAAGGATATTTCCTAACAGCCGTCCTTCAGAAATGATTGATGTCGGTGTGATTTCACTGCAACCAGGTGCTAATCCCCAAAAGGTAAAAGCAGAATTGCAAAGTAATTTACCTAACGACGTGAAAATTTTTACTCACCAAGAATTTATTGATTTTGAGAAAGAATATTGGGCTACGAGAACACCAATTGGTTTCATACTTAATCTCATGCTTTCAATGGCTTCAGTTGTCGGTGTAGTAATTGTTTATCAAATTCTTTACAGTAATATCTCCACTCAACTCGTCGCTTATGCAACCTTAAAAGCCATCGGCTATGAAAATAATTACTTATTGAATGTCGTGTTTCAACAGGCTTTTATATTATCAGTATTAGGTTATATTCCAGGATTATTTATCTCTATATTCTTATATGATTTTGCTATGGAAGCAACTAAATTACCCATTATGATGAGTCCTCAAAATGCAGTCATTGTTTTCATTTCCACAATATTAATGTGTATGACATCTGGTGCATTAGCTATCAACAAACTCCGCTCCACAGACCCAGCAGATATTTTTTAA
- a CDS encoding ABC exporter membrane fusion protein, which yields MTADKKNLFFAKPVTRWGIFLAVSIAFATGLVSFFSLFLLRSQVPTEPQKPAKAAPARVAVTALGRIVPDGEITQLSAPSSLTGVRVEKLLVKEGDQVKAGQVIALLEGYTRTLVAVQQALDSVTVAQAKLAQVKAGAKTGDIDAQKAAIAQVEWQLQGEVNTQQAAIASLQAQVQNAETENNRYQQLYREGAISASTAESKALQLKTLQQQLAEGKAALTRTVDTLQEQLTESKARLGSIKEVRPTDVRLAEAELKSAMSAVKQAQAQHELTYVKSPVSGKVLKTHAKSGEVVATSGIVEIGKTSQMCAIAEVYQTDIQKVRIGQKATITSTAFPGKKLQGTVSEIGLLVDRQNILSINPGADTDRRVVQVKIRIDNPADSQLVSGLTNLQVDVAIKI from the coding sequence ATGACAGCAGACAAGAAAAACTTGTTCTTCGCAAAACCTGTAACTAGGTGGGGAATTTTTTTGGCGGTTTCTATTGCTTTTGCGACTGGCTTAGTGTCTTTCTTCAGTTTGTTCTTGCTTCGCTCTCAGGTTCCAACAGAACCACAAAAGCCTGCTAAGGCTGCGCCTGCAAGAGTTGCTGTGACTGCTTTAGGGCGGATAGTACCTGATGGTGAAATCACTCAATTGTCTGCTCCGAGTTCATTAACTGGTGTACGAGTAGAAAAACTGTTAGTGAAAGAAGGAGACCAAGTAAAAGCAGGCCAAGTAATAGCATTGCTGGAAGGATATACACGTACCCTTGTAGCTGTACAACAGGCTTTAGATAGTGTGACGGTTGCTCAAGCTAAACTAGCACAGGTCAAAGCTGGGGCCAAAACAGGTGATATAGATGCCCAAAAAGCAGCGATCGCTCAAGTAGAATGGCAATTACAAGGAGAAGTCAACACTCAGCAAGCAGCGATCGCTAGTCTCCAAGCCCAAGTACAAAATGCTGAAACCGAAAATAATCGCTATCAACAACTATATAGAGAAGGTGCTATTTCCGCGTCTACAGCAGAGAGCAAAGCTTTACAACTCAAAACATTGCAACAACAACTAGCTGAAGGTAAAGCAGCCCTAACCCGCACTGTTGATACTCTCCAAGAACAACTCACAGAGTCTAAAGCCAGACTAGGAAGTATAAAAGAGGTACGTCCCACAGACGTACGATTAGCAGAAGCCGAACTCAAGAGTGCAATGTCTGCTGTGAAACAAGCACAAGCCCAACATGAACTAACTTACGTAAAATCTCCTGTAAGTGGTAAAGTTTTGAAAACTCACGCCAAATCAGGAGAAGTAGTCGCCACTAGCGGTATTGTAGAGATAGGCAAAACTTCTCAAATGTGCGCGATCGCAGAAGTTTACCAAACAGATATTCAGAAAGTACGTATAGGTCAAAAAGCGACCATTACCAGCACCGCCTTCCCTGGTAAAAAATTGCAAGGAACCGTTAGCGAAATCGGTTTACTTGTTGACAGACAAAATATCTTAAGTATTAATCCAGGCGCAGATACAGACCGCAGAGTCGTGCAAGTAAAAATTCGTATTGATAATCCAGCAGATAGTCAACTAGTCTCTGGTTTAACTAACTTACAGGTAGATGTGGCCATTAAAATTTAG
- a CDS encoding NAD(P)/FAD-dependent oxidoreductase, with protein MNSPIYQTVIIGGGFTGLFTALHLAHEHYPRSVILIDKNERFCFKPLLYEYFDGEMDTFQVVPRFSELLQGSGVIFVQDTVQSIDLHQKEVKLVSGNSYKYSNLVLALGSVTGYHHIEGAKENAFPFWTQADAIALDRHLRDCLQKAVQIDNIEQRRKLLTVVIVGGGPSGVEMAATLGDFLPHWYAALGGNSTEIRVVLLNHGQEILEGDINDLLRQIAEKELQKRTVPIEILRGAEATAVHPHAIEYKSNGEVKTLPTYTTIWTAGTSTHPLIQDLPITQEHRDHHGRPLVTPTMQLLDFPEVFAGGDCAAVQDTSLPPTAQVAYQQGANIAQNLKAIALGEDPKPTKVNIRGTLLKLGVNDAAANLFNVFEVVGEPAHFIRQGTYLTLLPTPIHDFKATTEWLDEEIFHHHIDPHDVGKKVVQAVELVGAGVVGILVARKLLKMLGDEEKKE; from the coding sequence ATGAACAGTCCAATTTATCAAACTGTGATTATCGGTGGTGGTTTTACGGGACTATTTACAGCATTACACCTAGCACATGAACACTATCCCCGTTCTGTAATCTTGATTGATAAAAATGAACGCTTTTGTTTTAAGCCACTACTCTATGAATATTTTGATGGTGAGATGGACACCTTTCAAGTTGTACCACGGTTTTCGGAATTACTTCAAGGTAGCGGTGTGATTTTTGTTCAAGATACAGTACAGTCGATAGACCTGCATCAAAAGGAAGTTAAATTAGTTTCGGGAAACTCCTACAAATACAGTAACTTAGTATTAGCTTTGGGCAGTGTTACTGGCTATCATCACATTGAAGGTGCTAAAGAAAATGCTTTCCCTTTCTGGACGCAAGCAGATGCGATCGCTCTTGATCGGCATTTACGCGACTGTTTACAAAAAGCCGTCCAAATAGACAATATAGAACAACGTCGAAAACTATTAACAGTCGTTATAGTTGGTGGTGGCCCTAGTGGTGTAGAAATGGCTGCAACTTTAGGAGACTTTCTCCCCCATTGGTATGCGGCTTTAGGGGGTAATTCTACTGAAATTCGTGTGGTTCTCCTCAATCATGGTCAAGAAATTCTTGAGGGTGATATTAACGATTTGTTACGCCAAATTGCAGAAAAAGAATTACAAAAACGCACTGTACCAATTGAAATTCTTAGGGGAGCAGAAGCCACTGCTGTTCACCCTCACGCCATTGAATATAAGAGCAATGGTGAAGTAAAAACATTGCCAACATACACTACAATTTGGACAGCTGGCACTTCTACCCATCCCTTGATCCAAGACTTACCAATTACGCAAGAACATCGAGATCATCATGGTCGTCCCCTAGTGACTCCCACAATGCAATTGCTTGACTTTCCAGAAGTTTTTGCAGGTGGTGATTGTGCAGCAGTTCAGGATACTTCGCTACCACCTACAGCTCAAGTTGCTTATCAACAAGGAGCTAATATTGCTCAGAATTTGAAAGCGATCGCTCTCGGAGAAGACCCCAAACCTACTAAGGTAAATATTCGGGGAACTCTCTTGAAATTGGGGGTAAATGATGCTGCTGCTAATCTATTCAATGTTTTTGAAGTTGTAGGTGAACCCGCGCATTTTATCCGTCAAGGCACTTATTTAACCTTATTACCAACGCCAATTCATGACTTTAAAGCTACAACTGAATGGCTGGACGAAGAAATTTTTCATCATCATATCGACCCCCACGATGTCGGTAAAAAAGTGGTGCAAGCGGTGGAATTAGTTGGTGCAGGAGTTGTTGGTATTTTAGTGGCAAGAAAATTATTAAAAATGTTGGGTGATGAGGAGAAAAAGGAATAA
- a CDS encoding HPF/RaiA family ribosome-associated protein: MRIPLQVTFHNIPPSEAVEAKIRSLADKLDRFYDRITSCRVIIDAPHRHHRNGKLYQVRIDITVPNGEIIVKRDPPERQSHKDIYVAIRDAFDAAKRKLQDHISMLRHETKTHEVQPHGQIVTLFPDKGYGFIETPDGKEIYFHRNSLFNGDFKQLQVGDEVRFAEEGGDKGLQASTVRLIGKHHLQS; encoded by the coding sequence ATGAGAATCCCACTACAAGTCACCTTTCACAACATCCCACCATCAGAAGCTGTAGAAGCAAAAATTCGCTCTTTAGCTGATAAGCTAGATCGCTTCTATGACAGAATTACTAGTTGTCGAGTCATAATTGATGCGCCACATCGACATCACCGGAATGGCAAACTTTATCAGGTGCGAATTGACATCACTGTGCCAAATGGGGAAATAATTGTTAAACGTGACCCGCCTGAACGTCAATCCCACAAAGATATCTATGTAGCAATTCGTGATGCCTTTGATGCAGCCAAGCGCAAGCTGCAAGACCATATTAGTATGCTACGGCACGAAACCAAGACTCATGAAGTGCAGCCTCATGGACAAATTGTGACATTATTCCCAGATAAAGGCTACGGCTTCATCGAAACACCTGATGGTAAGGAAATTTATTTTCACCGCAACAGTCTATTCAATGGTGATTTCAAGCAGTTGCAAGTGGGAGACGAAGTTCGTTTTGCAGAAGAAGGAGGTGACAAAGGACTTCAAGCTAGCACTGTCAGACTGATTGGTAAGCATCACCTACAAAGTTGA
- a CDS encoding ParB/RepB/Spo0J family partition protein, translated as MPKIPIAKIKIGVNRRPLNGEKVKDLKESIQANGLLNPITVDQNHNLIAGLHRLTACQMLGLEEIECNVVNYEDAEQSRLAEIDENLIRNELEPLERNELWLEREQILQRMGLRAKPGDNQYTLKGSATISPPAKTTRDIAKQTGFSERTLQQGLQIAKAIHSEVKQLIKETPLAKSTTAQLEIARTATAERTLAEQAEEAAQLAKAKGEEQEAERQAQLAAQSRAKQKELQLLAFKSAIAQKQAKSAVKKAANRLEQTDNKATIILKEAQVKVGDELILGRHLVYCGDTSSQGFRQLLPSNAALAIATLAPTWNHDYLVDEARIVAVIRSQDNIYEFCSKTRMPYQYELIISNMYIGIFSHQSISKPQTPIHIEGIEGVINYLINLYTSHKDQFVIAPFMGNGEILNACERMGRICFIADQNPELVSREIIRWEKWTGKKASRGGGVG; from the coding sequence ATGCCTAAAATACCTATAGCAAAAATCAAAATTGGTGTGAATCGTCGTCCATTAAATGGCGAAAAAGTTAAGGATTTAAAAGAATCGATTCAGGCAAATGGGCTTTTAAACCCTATCACGGTAGATCAAAATCATAACCTGATTGCTGGGCTGCACCGTTTGACGGCGTGCCAAATGCTGGGTTTAGAAGAAATTGAGTGCAATGTTGTTAATTATGAAGATGCTGAGCAATCTCGTCTAGCGGAAATAGACGAAAATTTGATTCGCAATGAGCTAGAACCTTTAGAACGTAATGAGTTGTGGTTAGAACGGGAACAGATTCTCCAACGTATGGGACTGAGGGCGAAACCAGGAGATAATCAATATACCCTCAAAGGTAGTGCAACCATTTCACCACCAGCCAAAACTACTCGGGACATCGCCAAACAAACAGGTTTCTCTGAACGTACTTTGCAGCAAGGCTTACAAATCGCCAAGGCGATTCATTCGGAAGTAAAACAGCTAATTAAAGAAACACCATTGGCTAAAAGTACTACAGCACAGCTAGAAATAGCCAGAACTGCTACTGCTGAACGTACCTTAGCAGAACAAGCGGAAGAAGCTGCACAATTAGCCAAAGCCAAGGGAGAAGAACAAGAAGCCGAACGACAAGCCCAGTTAGCAGCGCAATCACGAGCCAAGCAAAAGGAGTTACAATTATTAGCCTTCAAAAGTGCGATCGCTCAAAAACAAGCAAAGTCAGCTGTGAAAAAAGCTGCCAATCGGTTAGAACAGACAGATAACAAAGCAACCATTATTCTCAAAGAAGCACAAGTAAAAGTTGGTGATGAATTAATACTGGGTAGACATTTAGTTTATTGTGGCGATACCAGTAGTCAAGGTTTTAGACAACTATTACCCTCAAATGCAGCTTTAGCGATCGCTACTCTAGCACCTACTTGGAACCATGATTACTTGGTCGATGAAGCAAGAATTGTGGCGGTGATACGTTCCCAAGATAACATTTATGAGTTTTGCAGTAAAACTCGGATGCCATATCAGTATGAATTAATAATTAGTAACATGTATATTGGCATCTTTTCTCATCAATCAATATCAAAGCCACAAACACCAATTCATATTGAAGGTATAGAGGGAGTAATCAATTACCTCATCAATCTTTATACAAGTCACAAAGATCAATTTGTCATTGCTCCATTTATGGGAAATGGTGAAATTCTAAATGCTTGTGAAAGGATGGGGCGTATCTGTTTTATCGCAGATCAAAACCCAGAATTAGTCAGTCGCGAAATCATCCGTTGGGAAAAGTGGACTGGGAAAAAAGCCAGTAGAGGTGGGGGAGTAGGGTGA
- a CDS encoding CapA family protein: MAKSVTLAFIGDVMLGRGVNEEITHTAAECLWGDVLPILRGADAVIANLECAITQHTHKCGRTAKVFYFRADPAAVEVLRIANIQCVSLANNHILDFDDQGLLDTLKYLDAAGICHAGAGRDITQATTPIIMDIVGLRVGIIALTDNEPDFAATKDSPGTNYLEINSNPLTLSLIESAVVQLRQAGAKLVILSAHWGSNMVISPPPHFRQFARAVVDRGVDIFHGHSAHIFQGVEHYKQGLILYDTGDFLDDYVVDPLLRNDWSFVFLVEVSDRSLYKLRLIPVILKYAQVELAKGKEFTTICHRMQSLCAAFNTNVIQTSEGLEVILETGKKVTVL; this comes from the coding sequence ATGGCAAAGTCCGTCACTTTAGCATTTATCGGGGATGTCATGCTGGGTCGGGGGGTCAACGAAGAGATTACCCACACAGCAGCAGAATGCTTATGGGGTGATGTCTTACCAATTTTGCGCGGTGCGGATGCTGTCATAGCTAATTTGGAATGTGCCATTACTCAACACACTCACAAGTGTGGGAGAACAGCAAAAGTGTTTTATTTCCGCGCTGACCCCGCCGCAGTAGAAGTACTTCGTATTGCTAATATTCAGTGTGTTAGTCTTGCCAACAACCACATTCTCGACTTCGACGACCAGGGGTTACTAGATACACTAAAATACCTTGATGCTGCCGGAATTTGCCATGCTGGGGCGGGTCGGGATATCACTCAGGCTACAACTCCAATCATCATGGATATTGTTGGTCTGCGTGTTGGTATCATTGCCCTTACAGATAACGAGCCTGATTTTGCGGCAACTAAGGATTCTCCAGGTACTAATTATTTAGAAATCAATTCTAATCCGTTAACTTTATCACTGATTGAATCTGCGGTGGTGCAGTTACGCCAAGCAGGGGCTAAGTTGGTTATCCTCTCTGCCCATTGGGGATCAAATATGGTCATCTCACCACCGCCCCACTTTCGCCAGTTTGCTCGCGCAGTGGTGGATAGGGGTGTAGATATCTTTCATGGTCATTCTGCTCATATCTTCCAAGGTGTAGAACACTACAAACAGGGGCTAATTCTTTATGACACAGGGGATTTTCTGGATGACTATGTAGTTGATCCTCTGTTGCGTAACGATTGGTCTTTTGTGTTTCTGGTGGAAGTGAGCGATCGCAGCTTATATAAGTTGCGTTTGATACCTGTGATTTTAAAATACGCGCAGGTTGAGCTAGCAAAGGGCAAAGAGTTTACTACTATCTGTCACCGTATGCAATCTCTTTGTGCAGCTTTTAATACTAATGTCATACAAACATCAGAAGGATTAGAAGTCATATTAGAAACTGGGAAAAAGGTTACAGTGCTGTAA
- a CDS encoding DUF2141 domain-containing protein: protein MLAKASTVLTFLFPSLVSIVLSSTVQAEPTTTLTVVVNGIKHQKGQVCLKVYANEKGFPLSETSGIQSGCTKITGSSVKKQFFGLKPGNYAVAVVDDQNGDYKLNRDFLGIPQEGFGLSNNPTVSVITGTPKFNKASFSLQKNTTINIEMKYGLDP from the coding sequence ATGTTAGCAAAAGCCTCTACAGTTTTGACATTTCTATTTCCGAGTTTGGTAAGTATTGTTCTATCTAGTACAGTACAGGCAGAACCTACAACCACATTGACTGTAGTAGTAAACGGTATCAAACACCAAAAAGGCCAGGTTTGCCTGAAAGTATATGCCAATGAAAAAGGATTTCCTCTCAGTGAAACTAGCGGAATACAAAGTGGCTGTACCAAAATCACAGGAAGTTCTGTAAAAAAACAATTTTTTGGTTTGAAACCGGGAAATTATGCAGTTGCTGTAGTTGATGATCAAAATGGAGATTACAAACTTAACCGAGATTTTTTAGGCATTCCCCAGGAAGGTTTTGGGCTTTCCAATAATCCAACAGTATCAGTCATAACTGGTACACCAAAATTTAATAAAGCGAGTTTTTCATTGCAGAAAAATACAACCATCAACATCGAAATGAAGTATGGACTAGACCCATAA
- a CDS encoding NAD(P)-dependent oxidoreductase: MDLKNKTILITGIGEFIGLRTAQLAIAKEMKVCGIQSSADKAKKAQNLGAKVIIGNITDSATAQLACQGVDIVVHTDEIAKEGGSLEEFRKVNVDGTLNIAKAAKRAGVKTFVYISSALVYGFNYPKHITEEGPLSGDNNPYCQTKIEAEKALLQLNNPPHFGIIIIRPGDVYGPGSIPWIVRPLLMMRQKLFAYAGDGMGVINHVYIDNLVTAIFLAIEKETHGEIFNITDGQETTWKEYFTRLAEMEGLPAPFSLPKDELKLFLKLRYQGQKLFRKQADILPEAVDFMTRPYAYSIEKARKKLSYEPKINLEEGMCLTQEWLRKTDLKKMVNS, from the coding sequence ATGGATCTCAAGAATAAAACTATCCTCATCACAGGAATTGGCGAATTTATTGGTTTGCGTACTGCTCAATTAGCGATCGCTAAAGAAATGAAAGTCTGTGGAATACAAAGTTCCGCAGATAAAGCTAAAAAAGCACAGAATTTAGGTGCAAAAGTCATTATTGGTAATATCACCGATTCTGCTACTGCTCAATTAGCTTGTCAGGGAGTAGATATAGTTGTACACACAGATGAAATAGCCAAAGAAGGTGGTTCACTAGAAGAATTTCGCAAAGTAAATGTTGATGGTACTCTCAACATAGCTAAAGCAGCCAAAAGGGCTGGTGTCAAAACCTTTGTTTATATCTCCAGTGCATTAGTTTATGGCTTTAATTACCCTAAACACATCACAGAAGAAGGGCCACTCTCTGGCGACAATAATCCCTATTGTCAAACAAAGATAGAAGCTGAAAAAGCACTTTTGCAACTGAATAATCCACCCCATTTTGGCATCATTATTATCAGACCAGGTGATGTTTACGGACCAGGTAGTATTCCTTGGATAGTCAGACCATTACTAATGATGCGGCAAAAATTATTTGCATATGCAGGTGATGGCATGGGAGTCATCAATCATGTATATATTGATAACCTAGTTACAGCCATATTTTTAGCAATAGAAAAAGAAACCCACGGCGAAATCTTTAACATCACCGACGGGCAAGAAACTACTTGGAAAGAATATTTTACTCGCCTGGCAGAAATGGAAGGTTTACCAGCACCTTTTTCACTACCAAAAGACGAACTCAAACTATTTCTCAAGCTACGCTACCAGGGACAGAAACTCTTTCGCAAACAGGCTGATATTTTACCAGAAGCTGTAGATTTTATGACTCGTCCCTATGCTTATTCAATTGAAAAAGCGCGCAAAAAACTAAGCTATGAACCCAAAATTAACTTAGAAGAAGGAATGTGTTTAACCCAAGAATGGCTGAGAAAAACAGACCTTAAGAAAATGGTTAATAGTTAG
- a CDS encoding glycosyltransferase, producing the protein MKKQPLRIALITGLYAPFLTGVSIAVHQRVRWLLQQGHEVFLIHPEINDQYPEEVGSRPMAGLKELQSFPKFSSYAFPTQPLIFYKSLPQPLHNRHWSDTKLLENFKPDIVVVEEAPQMRGFYSLYLQGYGRPVGIEYARKTGTPIISLFHTDIVAYIRYYMGNQFFSFIRPMLPMLIKQFSEAYDYNFFPSREQLEKYKNLKSQRSEYLPYQGIDCQKFNPANICYNPIPNDNRPTLLFVGRIAPEKSVIQLLDIYPIVAAKIPDAHLVIVGSGPQQEEIRQRAAKFGKGVTVWGESHGTELLGWYARADVFVNPSATENFCTSTNEALASGTPVVAVKAPSTSEQVVPGRNGFLAQPNSPWDFANKVIRILENPNLKQEMSLHARFSVLEYDWSVCMEKFEQRLYQIVEKSNNLATAPISS; encoded by the coding sequence ATGAAAAAACAACCTCTTCGCATCGCGCTGATTACAGGATTATATGCGCCATTTTTGACAGGGGTTTCCATCGCGGTACACCAACGAGTGCGCTGGTTACTACAACAGGGACACGAAGTATTTCTAATTCATCCAGAAATCAATGACCAGTATCCTGAAGAGGTTGGTAGTCGTCCTATGGCGGGACTCAAAGAACTCCAATCTTTCCCCAAATTTTCTTCTTATGCATTTCCCACCCAACCACTAATATTTTATAAATCTCTTCCCCAACCATTACATAATCGCCATTGGAGCGATACCAAATTATTAGAGAACTTTAAACCAGACATTGTGGTAGTTGAAGAAGCACCACAAATGCGAGGATTTTACTCACTTTATTTACAAGGTTACGGTCGCCCTGTAGGTATTGAATACGCTAGAAAAACTGGCACACCAATTATATCGCTATTCCACACTGATATCGTTGCTTACATTCGCTATTACATGGGCAATCAGTTTTTTAGCTTTATTCGTCCCATGTTACCGATGTTAATCAAGCAATTTAGCGAAGCTTACGACTATAACTTCTTTCCTTCGCGAGAACAGCTAGAGAAATATAAAAACTTGAAATCCCAACGCAGCGAATACCTACCTTATCAAGGCATAGATTGCCAAAAATTTAATCCTGCCAATATCTGCTACAATCCCATTCCTAACGATAATCGTCCCACCCTTTTGTTTGTTGGACGCATTGCTCCTGAAAAAAGTGTCATTCAACTTCTAGATATATACCCAATCGTCGCTGCTAAAATACCTGATGCCCATCTAGTGATCGTCGGTAGTGGCCCCCAGCAAGAAGAAATCCGTCAACGTGCAGCTAAATTTGGTAAAGGCGTAACAGTTTGGGGAGAGTCTCATGGTACAGAACTATTGGGATGGTATGCACGAGCGGATGTATTTGTCAATCCATCCGCTACGGAAAACTTTTGTACCTCCACCAACGAAGCCTTAGCCTCGGGAACTCCGGTAGTTGCAGTCAAAGCACCCTCAACCTCAGAACAAGTAGTTCCCGGACGTAACGGTTTTTTAGCTCAACCAAATAGTCCTTGGGATTTTGCCAACAAAGTAATTAGAATTTTAGAAAATCCCAACCTCAAACAAGAAATGTCTCTCCACGCTCGTTTTTCCGTTCTCGAATATGATTGGTCTGTATGTATGGAAAAATTTGAACAGAGACTATATCAAATAGTAGAAAAATCAAACAACTTAGCAACAGCACCTATTTCAAGTTAG
- a CDS encoding glycosyltransferase family 2 protein — protein sequence MLLSWLAIQTFVALAFLWTLRTHCRNFLPDEQLPKTAVILCLRGGDPFLANCLESLLQQNYPRYNLKIIIDNREDPAWKIASETIASLGATNVQISPLTIRRYNCSLKCSSLVQAVSELDESYKVVALVDADAVVHPNWLRELVSPLADPKVGATTGNRWYLPTGKYWGSLVRYFWNSSAVVQMSLYRIPWGGSLALKTQVIHETELLERWARAYVDDTIIRRVLANYGFQLKFVPSLLILNREECDLPRLFDWTKRQMLSSRLYHPQWWAVIADALQTVLLPNLLLVLSIAALWTQQWDAATLAFASYSSYIVALLLLAIALEIGARPIIHHNAKVKTKFSPVMVVRMLFGIPLTHWFYGLALILSFWMPKVTWRGVIYQIKGPWHIRLIKYRPYQKLDQPIDTKVSL from the coding sequence ATGTTGCTAAGTTGGCTAGCAATTCAAACATTTGTTGCACTAGCTTTTTTATGGACATTAAGAACACATTGCAGAAATTTCTTACCAGATGAACAACTTCCCAAAACAGCAGTTATTCTTTGTTTACGGGGAGGCGATCCTTTTCTAGCCAATTGTTTAGAATCGCTTCTACAACAAAACTATCCAAGATATAATTTAAAGATAATTATCGATAACCGCGAAGATCCAGCTTGGAAAATTGCCAGCGAGACAATAGCTTCGCTAGGTGCAACCAATGTCCAAATTAGCCCTTTGACTATCAGACGGTATAACTGTAGCCTCAAATGCAGTTCTCTAGTTCAAGCTGTCTCAGAATTGGATGAATCATACAAAGTAGTTGCATTAGTAGATGCTGATGCAGTGGTTCATCCCAACTGGTTACGCGAATTAGTCAGTCCTCTAGCTGATCCAAAAGTAGGGGCGACTACTGGTAATCGCTGGTACTTACCCACAGGTAAATATTGGGGTTCGCTGGTGCGGTATTTCTGGAACTCCTCTGCTGTTGTGCAAATGAGTCTCTACCGCATTCCTTGGGGAGGTAGTTTAGCACTGAAAACACAAGTGATTCACGAAACCGAATTACTAGAGAGGTGGGCCAGAGCCTATGTTGACGATACCATTATCCGCAGAGTGCTAGCAAATTATGGATTCCAACTGAAGTTTGTACCATCTCTGTTGATTCTCAATCGTGAAGAGTGCGACTTACCAAGATTATTTGACTGGACAAAACGTCAAATGTTATCTTCGCGCCTGTATCATCCCCAGTGGTGGGCGGTAATTGCTGACGCATTGCAAACAGTACTACTTCCGAATCTGCTGTTGGTGTTGTCTATAGCTGCGTTATGGACGCAACAATGGGATGCTGCAACTCTAGCTTTTGCTAGCTATAGTAGCTACATAGTAGCATTGCTGTTGTTGGCGATCGCTCTAGAAATTGGAGCCAGACCCATAATTCACCACAATGCAAAGGTTAAAACCAAATTCTCACCAGTCATGGTAGTCAGAATGCTATTTGGTATACCCCTAACACACTGGTTTTATGGGTTGGCATTGATATTGTCTTTTTGGATGCCAAAAGTTACTTGGCGCGGCGTCATCTATCAAATTAAAGGGCCTTGGCACATCCGCCTTATCAAATACCGCCCCTATCAAAAATTAGACCAACCCATTGATACCAAAGTATCTCTTTGA